One Flavobacterium sp. 90 DNA segment encodes these proteins:
- a CDS encoding MFS transporter gives MEDKSIFKSWVPKWAIIIILFVCLLHSMILLGVYTSNVTYAASFLDIEPEDLQFAMCVTYGTLLATILIESRFSSFFPAKNYLMAVYSLIGITIISSAYITNFYLFLLLRVAEGILMALPVITIRQLLIEQFHSKNAIIIGFSFYYGSLLLSTPFIMNIAVWFLDHYDWKYMLYVSGGLQVLNVFLILVTFRGHRITKKIPLYQIDWISYILVLTAILCGAYFFVYAEKKYWFESSHMILMLMIALITGGLFIFKERLVKRPTFDFEVFKYANLRIGFLLFFLFYISRATLSLCHSAMFSIWNWDPSRVAGVQYINGLGNVIGLILAAFFLMKSVSTKIIFIIGFSLIALFHFWFTFLFVPDIALSDIIIPYVLQGIGVGFLFVPLILFTTSSVPAKMAVSSGIVGVSGRFWGSTIGFCVMQNAMVFLNKKHFLKLSQFVTGDNPEAQQTIASTAQSFMAKGYSADNANTLALKKLFGTITKQSTLLADMEIYTIVGYGLVVLIILIACNQHLRQTMTLVKSKIWIG, from the coding sequence ATGGAAGATAAGAGTATTTTTAAATCCTGGGTTCCCAAATGGGCAATCATTATTATTTTGTTTGTCTGTTTGTTGCATTCCATGATTTTACTGGGAGTTTATACTTCAAACGTGACTTATGCAGCAAGTTTTCTGGATATTGAGCCCGAAGATTTGCAGTTTGCAATGTGCGTAACTTACGGAACTTTACTGGCAACGATTTTGATCGAAAGTAGATTTTCGAGTTTTTTTCCAGCAAAAAATTATCTGATGGCGGTTTATTCCTTAATCGGAATTACGATTATTTCATCGGCGTATATTACCAATTTTTATCTTTTTTTATTGCTGAGAGTTGCCGAAGGAATCTTGATGGCGCTTCCGGTAATCACGATCAGACAATTATTAATTGAACAGTTTCATTCTAAAAACGCCATTATAATTGGTTTCTCCTTTTATTATGGATCGTTATTATTGTCGACGCCGTTTATTATGAATATTGCCGTTTGGTTTCTGGATCATTACGATTGGAAATACATGTTGTATGTTTCGGGCGGACTACAGGTTTTGAATGTCTTTTTGATTTTGGTGACTTTTCGCGGACATAGAATCACAAAGAAAATTCCGTTGTATCAAATCGACTGGATTAGTTATATTTTGGTTTTAACGGCGATTCTTTGCGGTGCATACTTTTTTGTTTATGCCGAAAAAAAATATTGGTTCGAGTCTTCTCACATGATTTTAATGTTGATGATTGCTTTGATAACCGGAGGTTTATTCATCTTTAAAGAACGTTTGGTCAAAAGACCTACTTTTGATTTTGAAGTTTTTAAATATGCCAATCTGCGAATAGGATTTTTGTTGTTCTTTCTTTTTTATATTAGTAGAGCAACATTGAGTCTTTGTCATTCGGCGATGTTTTCAATCTGGAATTGGGATCCGTCACGAGTTGCGGGCGTACAATATATTAACGGATTAGGAAATGTAATTGGATTGATTTTAGCCGCTTTTTTTCTGATGAAATCCGTTTCCACGAAAATCATTTTCATCATTGGTTTTTCACTAATTGCACTTTTTCATTTCTGGTTTACTTTTCTTTTTGTGCCAGATATTGCATTGTCGGATATTATCATTCCGTATGTTTTACAAGGAATTGGCGTTGGATTTTTATTCGTGCCTTTAATATTATTTACCACATCATCTGTTCCGGCAAAAATGGCGGTTTCTTCGGGAATTGTTGGGGTTTCGGGACGTTTTTGGGGAAGCACAATTGGGTTTTGTGTGATGCAGAATGCAATGGTTTTTTTGAATAAAAAGCACTTTCTGAAACTTAGCCAATTCGTAACCGGCGATAATCCCGAAGCACAACAAACAATCGCTTCAACAGCGCAGAGTTTTATGGCAAAAGGATATTCGGCAGATAATGCGAATACTTTGGCGCTCAAAAAACTTTTCGGAACCATAACTAAACAATCAACTTTATTGGCCGATATGGAGATTTATACCATTGTAGGTTATGGTCTTGTGGTTTTGATTATCCTTATTGCGTGTAATCAGCATTTGAGACAAACAATGACTTTGGTTAAGAGTAAGATTTGGATTGGGTAA
- a CDS encoding YcxB family protein, giving the protein MIKTKKFQLTKKEYFSYIIRVLLKRRWWLYAFMLFLSVAILCKDNKDSSDVFVIIFGFLYPLITLFQYWRFANSKENINFFREMQHEIFPDRIISHIETISESTVNVQNFIKVFELKDLYLLYISKGQCYYFPKRVFETPEDENWFRNEVFLKIKNR; this is encoded by the coding sequence ATGATTAAAACCAAAAAATTCCAACTTACCAAAAAAGAATATTTCTCCTATATTATTAGAGTTTTATTAAAAAGAAGATGGTGGCTATATGCTTTTATGTTGTTTCTTTCTGTTGCAATTCTTTGCAAAGACAACAAAGATTCTTCTGATGTTTTTGTAATTATCTTTGGTTTTCTATATCCACTAATTACATTATTTCAATATTGGAGATTTGCAAATTCAAAAGAAAACATCAATTTTTTCAGAGAAATGCAACATGAAATTTTTCCAGATAGAATCATTTCGCATATAGAAACTATTTCTGAAAGCACAGTGAATGTACAGAATTTTATAAAAGTATTTGAATTAAAAGATCTCTATCTTTTATACATTTCAAAAGGTCAATGTTATTACTTTCCAAAACGAGTTTTTGAAACTCCAGAAGATGAAAATTGGTTTAGAAACGAAGTCTTTTTGAAGATAAAGAATAGATAA
- a CDS encoding HAD family phosphatase, whose translation MKQQCVIFDMDGVISHTNPHHVKAFEVFFDKYQIPYTNEEFEEHMYGKHNSYIMSHFFKRPIVGEELTKLEDEKEAMFREIYKDKVDTIPHYLEFLSELKSRGFKTAVATSAPRANLDLIINALKIADKMDSMMSSEDVTLHKPNPEVYLKSADRVGVSPSDCVVFEDSFSGVTAGLNAGMKVVGVLSTHTKEYLPPCSFYINDYSEINVDKVIELLRS comes from the coding sequence ATGAAACAGCAATGTGTTATTTTTGATATGGATGGAGTGATTTCTCACACGAATCCGCATCATGTGAAGGCTTTCGAGGTGTTTTTCGATAAATATCAAATTCCTTACACCAACGAAGAATTTGAAGAACATATGTACGGAAAACACAATAGTTACATCATGTCGCATTTCTTTAAACGTCCAATTGTGGGAGAAGAACTGACGAAACTCGAAGACGAAAAAGAAGCAATGTTTAGAGAGATTTATAAAGATAAAGTCGATACGATTCCACATTATTTGGAGTTTTTAAGCGAGTTGAAATCCCGAGGATTCAAAACAGCTGTTGCAACATCGGCGCCACGTGCTAATCTTGATTTGATTATAAATGCATTGAAAATCGCAGATAAAATGGATTCTATGATGTCAAGCGAAGATGTAACACTTCATAAACCAAATCCCGAGGTATATCTAAAATCTGCAGATCGTGTTGGAGTTTCTCCGTCGGATTGTGTGGTTTTCGAAGATTCTTTTTCGGGTGTTACCGCAGGACTAAATGCTGGAATGAAAGTTGTTGGCGTATTAAGTACACATACAAAAGAATATTTGCCTCCGTGTAGTTTTTATATCAACGATTACAGCGAAATTAATGTCGATAAAGTAATTGAGTTATTAAGAAGTTAA
- a CDS encoding helix-turn-helix transcriptional regulator, giving the protein MDISEETFIANLGIHIRQMREKKNMSQQDLANDSGIPKSQVARIERAKVNTTVKTLVKIANALHVEPKELFDFALK; this is encoded by the coding sequence ATGGATATTTCAGAAGAAACTTTTATTGCAAATCTTGGGATTCACATCAGACAAATGCGTGAAAAGAAAAATATGTCCCAACAAGACTTAGCTAATGACTCAGGCATTCCAAAATCCCAAGTAGCAAGAATAGAAAGAGCAAAAGTAAATACTACTGTAAAAACTCTTGTGAAAATTGCCAATGCTTTACATGTCGAACCTAAAGAATTGTTTGATTTTGCTTTAAAATAA
- a CDS encoding HlyD family secretion protein, which produces MVKIKNETRRNRTFHILITIIACVLVASGIILGIWFYVSNRNHEETNDAQVEQYVTPIMSRITGYVQEVRFDENQFVHKGDTLVVIDNREYKSKLNVALADVQNAKQSSVVAERNVATTASSTAIGESQLAAAKTNLWKTKLEYDRYKALVKDEAATSQQLEKVKADYESAQAHLQEMRDRIQSSNLSTSQAEASVPTTQTNIASKQAVADNAALFLSYTIITAPYDGWVGKRTLQPGQMVKEGQSLLSIVSKEKWITANFKETQLQYLTVGQHVKIQADALNGKEFTGIITSLSPASGARFSLLPPDNATGNFVKIEQRIPVRIQLKDTDKHADFLRAGMNITVIAEHQ; this is translated from the coding sequence ATGGTCAAGATAAAAAATGAAACTAGAAGAAACAGAACGTTTCATATATTAATAACAATTATAGCTTGCGTATTAGTGGCAAGCGGAATCATTTTAGGTATTTGGTTTTATGTGTCTAATAGAAACCACGAAGAAACCAATGATGCTCAGGTGGAACAATATGTAACGCCAATTATGTCGAGAATTACGGGTTATGTACAAGAAGTTCGTTTTGATGAAAATCAGTTTGTGCACAAAGGAGATACTTTGGTTGTAATCGATAATCGAGAATATAAATCAAAGTTGAATGTGGCTCTTGCCGATGTTCAAAACGCGAAACAAAGTAGTGTTGTGGCCGAAAGAAATGTAGCAACAACAGCAAGTTCAACTGCAATTGGAGAATCTCAATTGGCTGCAGCCAAAACTAATCTTTGGAAAACAAAATTAGAATACGACAGATACAAAGCTTTGGTTAAAGATGAAGCTGCAACTTCTCAACAATTAGAAAAAGTAAAGGCAGATTACGAATCGGCGCAAGCACATTTACAGGAAATGCGAGACAGAATTCAATCTTCAAATTTGAGCACTTCTCAAGCTGAGGCAAGTGTTCCAACAACGCAAACAAATATTGCTTCAAAACAAGCTGTGGCAGACAATGCAGCGCTGTTTCTTTCGTACACGATAATCACGGCGCCTTATGACGGTTGGGTTGGCAAAAGAACTTTACAACCAGGACAAATGGTAAAAGAAGGACAATCGTTACTTTCGATAGTAAGTAAAGAAAAATGGATTACGGCAAATTTTAAAGAAACGCAATTGCAATATTTAACGGTTGGTCAACACGTAAAAATTCAGGCAGATGCGTTGAACGGCAAAGAATTTACAGGAATCATAACCTCGTTATCTCCTGCAAGTGGCGCGAGATTTTCGTTATTGCCGCCGGATAATGCAACAGGAAACTTTGTGAAAATTGAACAAAGAATTCCGGTTAGAATTCAATTGAAAGACACTGATAAACACGCTGATTTTTTAAGAGCCGGAATGAACATAACAGTTATTGCCGAACACCAATAA
- a CDS encoding M1 family aminopeptidase, producing the protein MKIFYSFLCVLAFTTIGFSQSKQKENFVLENGVSEQMAIFRKHQISNVTYGLSFEIPKEKQQEINSNLALNLMISDLSEPLYLDFKEKTQNIKSIQINGKSVAILHEKGHIVISAKDLIQGKNTITISFIAGNLSLNRNDDFLYTLLVPDRASTLFPCFDQPDIKGTYKLSLTVPKDWSVLAGADVKEKVEKGDFTAYTFGESDKMSTYLFSFLAGKFKSVTQKPGNREMTMLYRENNEQKIKVSTDTIFSLHQQSLDFLEKYTNYKFPFQKLDFASIPVFQYGGMEHVGAIQYRESTLFLDNSATDSEKLDRAKLIAHETSHMWFGDLVTMKWFDDVWMKEVFANFMADKIMNPIFPKINHNLQFFSAHYASAYAEDRSLGTHPIKQNLANLKDAGSLYGAIIYNKAPIMMRQLEASMGKEAFQKGIEKYIKKYANDNADWNNLVEILDAETPLDMQKWSKVWVNKSGRAIFTDQIKYDAQNRISAFEIQQKAEDKSDNIWPQVFQIGLIYPDNVKIVEVNIKDKMTILKEVIRHPKPQSIVYNYNGFGYGVFPLDGNNLNAISTLKDEVARASSYSNLYENTLNGNISPSKALDCFIKGIQLEQNELVLKIITNQTNALFWKFLTEKQQLKAQKQLEDVLYERLQANLSSNIKKTLFNLFSSIAYSDSAKAKLYQIWNKEISVPGLKLNEDDYTNIAMNLAIFKHEEADEILNKTRTTITNPDKQKRFEFLLPSLSKDELVRNVFMESLKEDKNREKEAWVSVGLANFHHPLRQESAQKYIRFSLDLVNEIQRTGDIFFPKDWLSNTVGKYSSKYAFDEVQRFLKENPNFSPILKRKLLQATDGLYRAQNIKKETE; encoded by the coding sequence ATGAAAATTTTCTACAGCTTTCTTTGTGTTCTTGCATTTACTACAATTGGTTTTTCTCAATCGAAACAAAAAGAAAATTTTGTTTTAGAAAATGGTGTTTCAGAACAAATGGCAATTTTTAGGAAACATCAAATTTCTAATGTAACTTACGGACTTTCGTTTGAAATTCCGAAAGAAAAACAACAGGAAATTAATTCAAATCTAGCTTTGAACCTGATGATTTCTGATTTAAGCGAGCCTTTATATTTAGATTTTAAAGAGAAAACTCAGAATATAAAATCTATTCAGATTAACGGAAAAAGTGTTGCAATTCTTCATGAGAAAGGGCATATTGTTATTTCTGCTAAAGATTTGATTCAGGGAAAAAATACCATTACCATTTCCTTTATAGCAGGAAATTTATCCTTAAACCGTAATGATGATTTCTTGTATACTTTATTAGTTCCGGATCGCGCGAGTACATTGTTTCCGTGTTTTGATCAGCCGGATATTAAAGGAACTTACAAATTGAGTTTGACGGTTCCTAAAGATTGGTCAGTTTTGGCTGGAGCCGATGTAAAAGAGAAAGTAGAAAAAGGAGATTTTACGGCGTATACTTTTGGCGAATCAGACAAAATGAGTACTTATTTGTTTTCGTTTTTGGCAGGAAAATTTAAAAGCGTTACGCAGAAACCAGGAAATCGAGAAATGACGATGTTGTATCGTGAAAACAACGAACAGAAAATAAAAGTTAGTACAGATACAATTTTTAGTTTACACCAACAATCATTAGACTTTTTAGAAAAATATACCAATTATAAATTCCCTTTTCAGAAGTTAGATTTTGCTTCGATTCCCGTTTTTCAATATGGCGGAATGGAACATGTAGGCGCGATTCAGTATAGAGAATCGACTTTGTTCTTGGATAATAGTGCAACCGACAGCGAGAAATTAGATCGTGCGAAACTAATTGCACATGAAACTTCGCACATGTGGTTTGGCGATTTGGTGACCATGAAATGGTTTGATGATGTCTGGATGAAAGAAGTGTTTGCGAACTTTATGGCAGACAAAATTATGAATCCAATTTTCCCGAAAATCAATCATAATTTACAGTTTTTCTCGGCACATTATGCAAGCGCTTACGCAGAAGATCGTTCGTTAGGAACACATCCGATAAAGCAAAATTTAGCTAATTTGAAAGATGCAGGTTCGCTTTATGGAGCTATTATTTATAATAAAGCGCCAATAATGATGCGTCAGTTAGAAGCTTCGATGGGAAAAGAAGCTTTCCAGAAAGGAATCGAAAAATACATTAAAAAATATGCCAACGATAATGCCGATTGGAATAATTTAGTTGAAATTCTAGACGCTGAAACTCCGCTAGACATGCAAAAATGGAGCAAAGTTTGGGTAAACAAATCTGGAAGAGCCATTTTTACAGATCAAATAAAATATGATGCTCAAAACCGAATTTCAGCTTTTGAAATTCAGCAAAAAGCAGAAGATAAGTCAGATAATATCTGGCCTCAGGTCTTTCAGATTGGTTTGATTTATCCGGATAATGTTAAGATTGTTGAGGTTAATATAAAAGATAAAATGACAATTCTGAAAGAGGTAATCAGGCACCCAAAACCACAAAGCATTGTTTACAATTACAATGGTTTCGGATATGGAGTTTTTCCGCTTGACGGGAATAATTTAAATGCTATTTCAACTTTGAAAGATGAGGTTGCAAGAGCGTCGAGTTATAGCAATCTTTATGAAAACACTTTAAACGGAAATATTTCGCCAAGCAAAGCGTTAGATTGTTTTATAAAAGGAATTCAGCTTGAGCAAAATGAGTTGGTTTTAAAAATAATTACGAATCAGACAAATGCCCTTTTTTGGAAATTCCTAACAGAAAAGCAACAACTCAAAGCGCAGAAACAACTTGAAGATGTTTTGTACGAACGTTTACAAGCCAATTTGTCGAGCAATATAAAAAAGACTTTGTTTAATTTATTCAGTTCAATTGCGTATTCAGATTCGGCGAAAGCCAAATTATATCAAATTTGGAATAAAGAAATTTCGGTTCCTGGTTTAAAATTAAATGAAGATGATTATACCAATATCGCAATGAATTTGGCAATATTCAAACATGAAGAAGCAGATGAAATCTTGAATAAAACCAGAACAACAATCACGAATCCGGACAAACAAAAGCGATTTGAGTTTTTACTTCCTTCTTTATCAAAAGACGAATTGGTTCGAAATGTGTTTATGGAATCTTTAAAAGAAGACAAAAACCGAGAAAAAGAAGCGTGGGTTTCTGTAGGTTTGGCTAATTTTCATCATCCGTTGCGTCAGGAAAGTGCTCAAAAGTATATTAGATTTTCATTAGATTTGGTGAATGAAATTCAGCGCACGGGAGATATTTTCTTTCCAAAAGATTGGTTGAGTAATACTGTTGGAAAATATTCATCGAAATATGCTTTTGATGAAGTGCAGCGATTCTTAAAAGAAAACCCTAATTTTAGTCCAATTCTGAAAAGGAAATTGTTGCAGGCGACGGACGGATTGTACCGCGCACAAAATATTAAAAAAGAAACCGAATGA
- a CDS encoding TolC family protein: MLIFLIVLTFNGLQAQEIHSVSLNEAVKLAKENNKKILRSQLETTLSEQNIKERKELRLPDIELNGEYSRITNITEFKGSGFLNGKEVTKAIPEIYQVNSTFKMPIYAGNKINNAIKIANQENEIAKIKTEKTQNDIELEVVANYLAIYKMMELQKIFEENIKEEKSRLKEVQSLQKHGTVTKNEVIRAELQLSDRELSALTNSKNIKIALHDLKTLIQIPESEEIAIDTTANIDEMKGLDPYDFYLGKAFQNEEMRIASQELNIKKTEMKLVKANYLPTVNFFGNYGFYYPNYKFFPPNPYLYTLGQVGIEAHFDLSALYKNKVKVDQANTKIEWQKMQAEITKEEIQDKLFKEHTQYQEILEKFVVVDKALDLANENYRIVKLKYLNQLVLITEMVDADNALLQAKYNKISTRLDAILKHYELLHTAGIMPDQI, encoded by the coding sequence GTGTTGATATTTCTAATTGTATTAACATTTAATGGTTTACAGGCTCAGGAGATTCATTCGGTTTCGTTAAATGAAGCGGTGAAATTGGCCAAAGAAAACAATAAAAAGATCCTTAGATCTCAATTAGAGACTACGCTTTCAGAACAAAACATCAAAGAAAGAAAAGAACTCCGCTTGCCGGATATCGAATTAAACGGAGAATATTCCAGAATTACGAATATTACGGAATTCAAAGGAAGTGGCTTCCTAAATGGCAAGGAAGTAACGAAGGCAATTCCTGAAATCTATCAGGTCAATTCGACTTTTAAAATGCCAATTTATGCGGGTAATAAGATTAACAACGCTATTAAAATTGCAAATCAGGAAAACGAAATTGCCAAAATAAAAACCGAAAAGACTCAAAATGATATCGAGCTTGAAGTTGTAGCAAATTATCTGGCTATTTATAAAATGATGGAACTTCAAAAGATATTCGAAGAAAATATTAAAGAAGAAAAAAGCCGATTAAAAGAAGTACAATCGCTCCAGAAACACGGAACGGTAACTAAAAATGAAGTCATTAGAGCCGAATTACAGCTTTCGGATCGTGAATTAAGTGCGTTGACAAATTCCAAAAACATAAAAATTGCACTTCACGATCTGAAAACTTTAATTCAGATTCCAGAAAGTGAAGAAATCGCAATTGATACGACAGCAAATATCGATGAAATGAAAGGTTTAGATCCTTATGATTTTTACTTGGGAAAAGCTTTTCAGAACGAAGAAATGAGAATTGCAAGTCAGGAATTAAACATCAAAAAAACAGAAATGAAGTTGGTTAAAGCGAATTATTTGCCAACGGTAAACTTTTTTGGGAACTACGGTTTTTATTATCCAAACTATAAATTCTTTCCGCCAAATCCGTATTTGTACACTTTAGGGCAAGTTGGAATTGAAGCGCACTTTGACCTTTCGGCATTATATAAAAATAAAGTAAAAGTAGATCAGGCGAACACAAAAATCGAATGGCAAAAAATGCAAGCTGAAATTACAAAAGAGGAGATTCAGGATAAGCTTTTTAAAGAGCATACGCAATATCAGGAAATCCTGGAGAAGTTTGTGGTTGTTGATAAAGCTTTGGATTTGGCAAACGAAAATTACCGAATCGTAAAACTAAAATACTTAAATCAATTGGTTTTGATAACCGAAATGGTTGATGCCGATAATGCTTTATTACAGGCAAAATACAATAAGATTTCGACTCGACTGGATGCGATTCTAAAACATTACGAATTGTTGCATACTGCGGGGATAATGCCGGATCAGATTTAG
- a CDS encoding DUF58 domain-containing protein has protein sequence MKIESEIEKVSSFQHLEMLANQVVEGFISGMHKSPFHGFSAEFAEHKVYNAGESTKHIDWKLFAKTDRLYTKRYEEETNLRCHLIVDNSSSMHYPELKFGQPFYEKKIGFAVLASAVLMNILKKQRDAVGLSVFSDSYEYYAPEKGSDRHHRMLLNKLEQLLEQPKVKKTTDTITYLHQIAEKMHRRSMIIIFTDMFQSEDDEKLFNALQHLKHNKHKVVLFHVVDDKTELKFDFDNAPRKFIDLESGEEVSIFADNVKVEYEKRAEEYFKKLSLTCAKNQIKYVPVNVGDNFEKILTTYLVEKQNFG, from the coding sequence ATGAAAATTGAATCGGAAATAGAGAAAGTCTCCAGTTTTCAGCATCTCGAAATGCTGGCAAATCAGGTAGTAGAAGGTTTTATATCTGGAATGCATAAGAGTCCGTTTCATGGATTTTCGGCTGAATTTGCCGAGCATAAAGTTTATAATGCAGGTGAAAGCACCAAACATATTGATTGGAAGTTATTTGCAAAAACAGATCGTTTGTATACCAAACGTTATGAGGAAGAAACCAATTTGCGCTGCCATCTTATTGTTGATAACTCGTCGTCGATGCATTATCCGGAATTAAAATTCGGTCAGCCTTTTTATGAAAAGAAGATTGGTTTTGCGGTTTTAGCATCTGCAGTTTTGATGAATATCTTAAAGAAACAGCGCGATGCGGTAGGTTTAAGTGTTTTCTCAGATAGTTACGAATATTATGCTCCCGAAAAAGGAAGTGATCGTCATCATAGAATGTTGCTCAATAAATTAGAGCAATTATTAGAGCAGCCAAAAGTCAAGAAAACAACGGACACAATTACGTATTTGCATCAAATCGCAGAGAAAATGCATCGTCGTTCGATGATTATCATATTTACAGATATGTTTCAGTCAGAAGATGATGAAAAGTTGTTTAATGCTTTGCAGCATTTAAAACACAATAAACATAAAGTCGTTTTATTTCATGTTGTAGACGATAAAACGGAGCTTAAATTTGACTTTGATAATGCGCCTCGAAAGTTTATTGACTTAGAATCAGGTGAAGAAGTATCGATTTTTGCCGATAATGTAAAAGTCGAATACGAAAAAAGAGCAGAAGAGTACTTTAAAAAACTGTCTTTGACTTGTGCAAAGAACCAAATTAAGTACGTGCCGGTGAATGTGGGAGATAATTTCGAAAAAATATTGACTACATATTTAGTTGAAAAACAAAACTTTGGCTAA
- a CDS encoding ATP-binding protein — translation MWNLDKIKQYISDGVEENIHLDYKGSDSISKASEKKNEISKDVSAFANSDGGIIIYGIKEYDELDKNHLPEKIQPIDGNEYSKEWLEQIINSTISPKIHGVIITPIQTANIKDNLVIYVVEIPKSTTAHQMKDKRYYRRYNFQSIPMDDWEIKDIINRTTQTKFEIYFETTPNKKILEKWPPLPPKIKIDIWVYNSGNKVIKYLDCFVSGNDETAKNISDPYFSGEFQKHFSNTIDREVTIKNTPFTINTERIAILPSTSRHIGSIEIRENFILQNNKINFQISTEDRVEHFTYTGKEIIE, via the coding sequence ATGTGGAATTTAGATAAAATTAAGCAGTATATATCTGATGGAGTTGAAGAAAATATTCATTTAGATTATAAAGGGTCTGATTCCATTTCGAAAGCCAGTGAAAAAAAGAATGAGATTTCAAAAGATGTAAGCGCCTTTGCCAATTCTGACGGCGGAATAATAATTTATGGGATTAAAGAGTACGATGAACTGGATAAAAATCATCTTCCAGAAAAAATTCAACCAATTGATGGCAATGAATATTCAAAAGAATGGCTCGAACAAATCATCAACAGTACAATCTCTCCAAAAATCCACGGCGTAATAATAACACCTATTCAGACTGCCAATATTAAAGATAATTTGGTAATCTACGTTGTAGAAATTCCGAAAAGCACTACGGCTCATCAAATGAAAGATAAGCGATACTATCGCCGTTACAACTTCCAATCTATACCCATGGATGATTGGGAAATTAAAGATATTATAAATAGAACCACGCAAACTAAATTTGAAATTTATTTTGAAACAACTCCTAATAAAAAAATACTTGAAAAATGGCCACCGTTACCCCCTAAAATCAAAATCGATATATGGGTTTATAATTCAGGAAATAAGGTTATTAAATACTTAGATTGTTTTGTGAGCGGTAATGATGAAACTGCTAAAAATATAAGTGATCCATATTTCTCTGGTGAATTTCAAAAACATTTTTCTAATACAATTGATAGAGAAGTAACAATAAAAAATACCCCTTTTACTATTAATACAGAAAGAATTGCTATTTTACCAAGCACTTCTCGTCATATTGGGAGTATAGAAATTAGAGAAAATTTCATTCTACAAAATAATAAAATTAATTTTCAAATTTCAACAGAAGATAGGGTAGAACATTTTACGTATACAGGAAAGGAAATAATAGAATAA
- a CDS encoding AraC family transcriptional regulator, producing MEHSGQKLDRYYIKKVDADKKSIYCHHDLMGELFVPTHKHEKAQLLYAEGDVVFVTTETKTYFLPARHFIWIPSGVAHSIEPKSESVTMRNLYFPVEKDEDVFYKSEGIYPVNNLLLQMMLFTNRWNGDLKKGSSNFAIAKAIKAILPQICLTNLPLELPQPKDPRLSKILRHIENNLGETILFADVAHQFGYSERSLYRLFQKDLQMSFIQYYTIRRILKAIELLLDRKLSVKEVALEVGYSSVPTFSNTFYKFLGQRPSDYLNGEDILRTK from the coding sequence ATGGAACATTCTGGTCAGAAACTAGATAGATATTACATCAAAAAAGTAGATGCTGATAAAAAAAGTATTTATTGTCACCACGATTTAATGGGTGAATTGTTTGTGCCTACACATAAGCATGAAAAAGCTCAATTGTTATATGCCGAAGGTGATGTGGTTTTTGTAACCACAGAAACGAAAACGTACTTTTTGCCGGCAAGACATTTCATTTGGATTCCGAGTGGTGTTGCGCACAGTATCGAGCCGAAATCGGAAAGTGTGACAATGCGAAATTTATATTTTCCGGTTGAAAAAGATGAAGATGTTTTTTATAAAAGTGAAGGTATTTATCCGGTCAATAATTTGTTGTTGCAGATGATGCTTTTTACAAATAGATGGAATGGTGATCTTAAGAAAGGAAGCTCGAATTTCGCTATTGCGAAGGCGATTAAGGCAATATTACCTCAAATTTGCCTTACCAACTTACCTTTAGAATTACCACAGCCAAAAGACCCGCGTTTGAGTAAAATTTTGCGACATATTGAGAATAATCTGGGTGAAACAATTTTGTTTGCAGATGTTGCACATCAATTTGGATATAGCGAACGCTCTTTGTATCGTTTGTTTCAGAAAGATCTCCAAATGTCATTCATTCAATATTACACTATTAGAAGAATTCTAAAGGCGATAGAGCTTCTGCTTGACAGAAAACTTTCGGTCAAAGAAGTTGCTCTGGAAGTAGGATATAGTAGTGTACCGACATTCAGTAATACTTTCTATAAATTCCTTGGACAAAGACCTTCCGATTACTTAAATGGAGAAGATATCTTGAGGACAAAATAG